One Sphingobacteruim zhuxiongii DNA window includes the following coding sequences:
- a CDS encoding SusC/RagA family TonB-linked outer membrane protein — MVREFYNWHFRLIVIFVFSFQFVSAQQNLQLSGKVVDDMGKELAGATVSIKGTNKQVSTDESGNYVLEGISAGALIVEASYVGHASSEQRIQLKATQTLNFTLSSNAAEIGEVVVIGYGSVERKHVTGAVSNVQSKDFQKGAITSPDQLIQGKVSGVSITSNGGAPGAGSTIRVRGGASLSASNNPLIVVDGNPLSGEGISGSANPLSLINPNDIESMTVLKDANATAIYGSRASNGVILITTKTGKMGRPKLNLSTVNSLSTIANQVEVLTADEVRSFVNERGTAAQKGLLGTANTDWQDLIYHNAITTDNNISLSGGVKNMPYRVSIGYLEQAGILKTDMLRRGTAGVNLSPRFFDNHLKLDINFKGTMTNQEFANTGAIGSAIVFDPTQNVYDANSPYGGYFEWQEGAVPNTLSPRNPVSLLDNYSNRAGANRSIGNAQLDYSFHFLPELHANINVGYDIASGKGATSIPDFAASNFGNKGLFQRYRGKQNNTFIEGYLNYVKDIESINSNINVTAGYGYYDNKETNYNFSSYNAHGDVITTPVYADNVPQNRLLSYYGRLIYSFADRYILSGTIRADGSSKFNPDGRWGIFPSAAFTWRIKGENFLKDNNSISDLKLRVSYGETGNKDGITNYGYIPVYYYSTNEAQYQIGDQFYHVYSPIAYDKTLRWESTATTNIGLDYGFWGGRIYGSIDAYQKKTKDLLATTEISVGTNYSNQLLTNVGNMENRGIEGSINIQAIKSENFNWDLGFNMTVNESKITNLTLNDNPGYQLAAGWITGGTGNVIQYHTVGSAPFQYYVYKQVYDQQGNPLEGVYEDLNGDGAVTPADRYYYQKPAPDYFMGFTTSINYKRLTLNTVLRASFGNYVYDNISSNFGVSRNILNPSRFINNATTDIFNTNFNNNQYYSDYYISNASFLRMDNLGLVYNVGNLDKEGTVTMTVNANVQNVFTVSKYKGVDPELFNGIDYTLYPRPRVYSLGLNFGF; from the coding sequence ATGGTTAGGGAATTTTACAATTGGCACTTTCGGCTGATAGTTATCTTCGTCTTCAGTTTTCAATTTGTTTCGGCTCAACAGAACTTACAACTTTCGGGGAAGGTTGTAGATGATATGGGTAAGGAGCTTGCTGGAGCGACGGTAAGTATTAAAGGAACAAACAAACAAGTTTCTACTGATGAGTCGGGGAACTATGTATTAGAAGGAATAAGCGCAGGAGCACTTATTGTCGAGGCCTCCTATGTTGGTCACGCAAGCTCTGAGCAGCGAATTCAACTAAAGGCTACACAAACATTAAACTTTACTTTATCATCGAATGCGGCCGAAATTGGTGAGGTGGTAGTCATCGGGTATGGTTCCGTAGAACGGAAGCACGTTACAGGAGCCGTTTCCAATGTGCAATCAAAAGATTTTCAAAAAGGTGCAATAACCTCTCCCGACCAATTAATTCAAGGTAAGGTGTCAGGTGTGTCCATCACTTCGAATGGAGGGGCGCCAGGTGCGGGAAGTACTATTCGTGTGCGCGGAGGAGCTTCTTTGTCGGCGAGTAATAATCCATTAATTGTTGTTGATGGTAATCCATTGAGCGGAGAGGGAATTTCTGGATCTGCAAATCCTCTTTCATTAATCAATCCTAATGATATTGAATCCATGACCGTATTAAAGGATGCGAATGCAACCGCTATTTATGGATCTAGAGCATCTAATGGGGTTATTTTGATTACCACAAAGACGGGGAAAATGGGAAGACCAAAGCTAAATTTGTCAACAGTTAACTCATTGTCAACGATTGCTAATCAAGTTGAGGTGCTTACTGCTGACGAAGTAAGATCTTTTGTTAATGAACGCGGTACTGCAGCACAAAAAGGATTATTGGGAACTGCAAACACAGATTGGCAAGATTTAATTTATCATAACGCAATAACCACGGACAACAATATTTCGCTCTCTGGCGGAGTAAAGAATATGCCGTATCGTGTCTCTATAGGATATTTAGAACAGGCAGGTATTCTAAAAACGGATATGCTTAGAAGAGGAACTGCTGGTGTAAATCTATCTCCTCGTTTCTTTGATAACCATTTAAAACTGGACATCAATTTCAAAGGAACAATGACAAATCAGGAGTTTGCAAATACTGGGGCAATTGGTTCAGCGATTGTATTCGATCCTACGCAAAACGTATATGATGCAAATAGCCCATATGGAGGATATTTTGAATGGCAAGAGGGAGCTGTTCCAAATACGTTATCGCCAAGAAATCCAGTTTCATTGTTAGATAATTACAGTAATAGAGCAGGAGCAAATCGAAGTATCGGAAATGCGCAATTGGATTATTCATTCCACTTTCTTCCTGAATTACACGCAAATATAAATGTAGGTTATGACATTGCATCAGGTAAGGGGGCAACGAGCATTCCGGATTTTGCAGCATCTAACTTTGGTAATAAGGGACTATTTCAACGCTATCGAGGTAAGCAAAACAACACATTCATTGAAGGTTATTTAAATTACGTTAAGGATATTGAGAGTATCAATAGTAACATTAACGTAACGGCGGGATATGGATATTACGATAATAAGGAAACGAACTACAACTTCAGTTCTTATAATGCCCACGGAGATGTAATAACAACTCCTGTTTACGCCGATAATGTACCTCAGAATAGATTACTTTCTTACTATGGTCGTTTAATTTACTCGTTTGCTGATCGTTATATTCTTTCCGGTACCATTCGTGCGGACGGCTCTTCGAAATTCAATCCAGACGGGCGTTGGGGTATTTTCCCTTCAGCGGCATTTACGTGGCGTATCAAGGGCGAAAACTTCTTGAAGGATAACAACAGTATTTCTGACTTGAAGCTTCGTGTAAGCTATGGAGAAACGGGTAATAAAGATGGGATTACGAACTATGGTTATATTCCTGTTTACTATTACAGTACAAATGAAGCTCAGTACCAAATTGGGGATCAATTTTATCATGTTTATTCTCCGATTGCTTACGATAAGACACTACGTTGGGAATCTACAGCAACGACCAATATTGGATTAGATTATGGCTTCTGGGGAGGTCGTATCTATGGTAGTATTGATGCATACCAAAAGAAAACGAAAGATTTATTAGCAACGACCGAAATATCTGTAGGTACGAATTATAGTAATCAATTATTGACCAATGTTGGTAATATGGAAAACCGTGGTATTGAAGGTAGCATCAATATTCAAGCTATAAAATCTGAGAATTTCAATTGGGACTTAGGATTCAATATGACCGTCAATGAAAGTAAGATTACTAACCTAACTTTAAACGATAACCCAGGTTATCAATTAGCGGCAGGTTGGATTACCGGCGGTACAGGGAATGTGATTCAATACCATACTGTTGGTTCGGCACCTTTCCAATACTATGTTTACAAACAAGTTTATGACCAACAAGGTAACCCATTAGAAGGTGTATATGAAGACTTAAATGGCGATGGCGCTGTAACTCCTGCCGATCGTTATTACTATCAGAAACCTGCTCCTGATTACTTTATGGGCTTCACGACTTCCATTAATTATAAGCGTCTTACTTTAAATACCGTATTGAGAGCAAGCTTTGGTAACTATGTTTATGATAACATCTCTTCGAATTTCGGGGTTTCAAGAAATATTCTAAACCCGTCGCGATTCATTAACAATGCGACTACCGATATATTCAATACGAATTTTAATAACAATCAGTATTACAGCGATTACTATATAAGCAACGCTTCTTTCTTGCGCATGGATAACTTAGGATTAGTTTATAATGTTGGGAATCTAGATAAAGAGGGAACCGTGACTATGACGGTCAATGCGAATGTACAAAATGTGTTTACGGTTTCTAAGTACAAAGGCGTAGATCCTGAGTTGTTCAATGGTATTGACTACACATTATATCCAAGACCTAGAGTGTATTCCTTAGGGTTAAACTTTGGGTTTTAA
- a CDS encoding phytanoyl-CoA dioxygenase family protein: MSTTKNQILDQIKSVSAEEIAEFQKDGHILIRDILDKDTAAYYRDKIGNAAAKHNEEKRKLEERDTYGKAFLQIMNLWRVDEEVKRFVLAKRFAHIAADLLGVENVRLYHDQALFKEPGGGPTPWHQDQNYWPLDTNNTITMWMPLVDIPNPEMGMLTFATGSHQQNNVSEVIISDESEKTFAEYVKENNFPVVHPEYMNAGDATWHYGYTIHNAPGNSSDKMRAVMTIIYYADGAKVTEPKHQWQENDRQQWLMGKTVGTAADSEINPLLL, encoded by the coding sequence ATGAGCACAACAAAGAATCAAATCCTTGATCAGATAAAATCTGTCTCTGCAGAAGAGATTGCCGAATTTCAAAAAGATGGACATATCCTCATCCGCGACATACTCGACAAAGACACTGCCGCTTATTACCGCGACAAGATTGGCAACGCGGCAGCAAAGCATAATGAGGAAAAACGAAAACTTGAAGAAAGAGATACTTATGGGAAGGCCTTTTTGCAAATCATGAATCTTTGGCGTGTTGACGAAGAAGTAAAACGCTTCGTATTAGCGAAGCGTTTTGCACATATTGCCGCAGACCTTCTTGGCGTTGAAAATGTAAGGCTCTATCACGATCAAGCACTTTTTAAAGAACCTGGTGGCGGTCCCACACCTTGGCATCAAGATCAAAACTATTGGCCTCTTGACACCAATAACACGATTACCATGTGGATGCCTTTAGTCGATATTCCAAATCCAGAGATGGGTATGCTAACCTTTGCGACAGGATCGCATCAGCAGAATAATGTGTCTGAAGTAATTATCTCCGACGAATCAGAAAAAACATTTGCCGAATATGTTAAGGAGAATAATTTCCCCGTTGTTCATCCAGAATATATGAATGCTGGTGACGCTACATGGCATTATGGTTATACTATTCATAACGCCCCAGGTAACTCGTCGGATAAAATGCGTGCTGTAATGACCATCATTTATTACGCCGATGGCGCAAAAGTAACAGAACCAAAACATCAATGGCAAGAGAATGATCGACAACAGTGGTTAATGGGTAAAACGGTAGGTACAGCTGCAGACTCCGAAATCAATCCATTATTATTATAA